The following are encoded together in the Pseudoalteromonas shioyasakiensis genome:
- a CDS encoding lysophospholipid acyltransferase family protein, protein MNNYSKRNKVKGLLISMFLAGFKKLSRSSRRKLCFSLARTVLKLANKTRHRGIANISAAMPHLTEQEVEALAFISYQNIVFGVVECFYLDQVDFEYQISAEADAILKQGQGASVATMHMGCYEVVPFAMQVLTKRSSTLSKIPVFMPDGKKIYREMGIDCIDKNDSDSLFQLLKAINNKQVVSLHSDHYAKDTQLTFFGRETGAPCGAAILSAYGKVPLLLSFAILQPNGAYKVYVEVIRDTQVETNTDSIHKVTCEIYQRFEQIITEYPEHWYWSYKRWR, encoded by the coding sequence ATGAATAATTATTCCAAGCGCAATAAAGTCAAAGGACTACTTATCAGCATGTTCTTGGCAGGCTTTAAAAAATTGAGCCGATCATCGAGACGAAAACTCTGCTTTAGCTTAGCTAGGACCGTGCTGAAACTAGCAAACAAAACCCGGCATCGTGGTATAGCTAATATTAGTGCTGCTATGCCTCATTTAACTGAGCAAGAAGTTGAGGCTCTGGCGTTCATTTCATATCAAAACATCGTTTTTGGTGTAGTGGAATGTTTTTATTTAGACCAAGTCGATTTTGAATACCAGATTAGTGCAGAAGCCGATGCTATTTTAAAGCAAGGTCAAGGGGCTAGTGTGGCTACCATGCATATGGGCTGTTATGAAGTTGTTCCCTTTGCTATGCAGGTTTTAACAAAGCGATCTAGCACGTTATCAAAGATCCCAGTGTTTATGCCCGATGGTAAAAAGATATATCGCGAGATGGGAATAGATTGTATTGATAAAAACGACTCAGACAGTTTGTTTCAGCTGCTAAAAGCTATCAATAATAAGCAGGTCGTCAGCCTGCATTCAGACCATTACGCAAAGGATACACAGCTAACATTTTTTGGACGTGAAACTGGTGCGCCATGCGGTGCAGCAATATTGTCAGCATACGGCAAGGTACCTTTGTTACTTAGCTTTGCTATTTTGCAACCAAATGGTGCTTACAAAGTATATGTAGAAGTGATTAGAGATACTCAAGTTGAGACTAATACAGACAGCATTCACAAAGTGACATGTGAGATATATCAAAGATTTGAACAGATCATTACAGAGTACCCGGAGCATTGGTACTGGTCTTATAAACGCTGGCGATAA
- the msbA gene encoding lipid A export permease/ATP-binding protein MsbA, whose translation MSSHNLSQQPTLARLLTYFSEHKFLLCLAFLSTIIFSAVDAGMVYLIKPLIDNGLAQANGQVLKIGALFVVVIFFIRGIASFVSNYSLAYISSKITYKIREQAFEHLQFLPMSYLQEHSSGQIIAKFTYDAEQVAKAMAETMLVCLRESLIILVLIAIMFYTSWQLSLIFFVIAPAIAFVITRVSRRFKDISKILQDAMGEVTRQCEQSVANHREVLALSTQAQELQRFDTVNNHNRQQTMKLASASAMCNPIVQLIASLAMAIVFYLASVEGIVESLSAGSFTATLVAMGSLLRPLKQLTNINQNLQRGLAAAQSLFQFLDLPKECDRGEQNIEFQHELQLKNVNFCYPQSTQTVLKEVSFTLRKGKKLAIVGESGSGKSSLLNLLLRFYRAEQRPDSFITLDGTELQQISLQNLRKQFSLVSQQIVLFDDSIAANIRYGCETNVSPEQIEAAAKAAHVWDFAQQMAMGLNSPVGENGNLLSGGQKQRIAIARAILKDAPILLLDEATSALDSKSEAQIQRALEQLQKNKTSIVIAHRLSTIRDADQILVMSRGEVVERGQHSQLIANKGNYYQLYLQQILSKEEA comes from the coding sequence ATGTCTAGTCACAATTTGAGCCAGCAACCCACATTAGCGCGTTTATTGACTTATTTCTCCGAACACAAGTTTTTGTTATGTTTGGCTTTCTTATCGACCATTATCTTTAGTGCTGTCGATGCAGGTATGGTGTATTTGATCAAGCCACTTATCGATAATGGTTTGGCTCAGGCCAATGGCCAGGTGCTGAAAATAGGGGCTTTATTTGTAGTGGTCATCTTCTTTATAAGAGGTATTGCTAGCTTTGTTTCGAATTATAGCTTGGCTTATATCAGTAGTAAGATCACTTATAAGATCAGGGAGCAAGCTTTTGAACATTTGCAATTTTTGCCAATGAGTTATTTGCAAGAGCACAGTTCGGGTCAGATCATAGCCAAGTTTACTTATGATGCAGAGCAAGTGGCAAAAGCCATGGCGGAAACTATGTTGGTGTGCTTGCGAGAATCACTGATAATCTTAGTGCTGATCGCTATTATGTTTTACACTAGTTGGCAACTGTCTTTGATTTTCTTTGTTATTGCTCCTGCTATTGCTTTTGTGATTACTCGCGTCTCTCGCCGTTTCAAAGATATTAGTAAAATATTGCAAGACGCTATGGGTGAAGTGACTCGACAATGCGAGCAAAGTGTAGCCAATCATAGAGAAGTCTTAGCCTTGTCCACCCAAGCACAAGAACTGCAAAGGTTCGATACGGTCAATAATCACAACCGTCAGCAAACGATGAAATTAGCGTCAGCTTCTGCCATGTGCAACCCGATTGTTCAGTTGATAGCTTCTTTGGCTATGGCTATAGTTTTTTACCTAGCCAGTGTTGAAGGCATAGTCGAGAGTTTGAGTGCAGGGAGCTTTACCGCCACATTGGTGGCTATGGGGTCTTTGTTGAGACCGCTTAAACAGCTCACGAATATTAATCAGAACCTACAAAGGGGATTGGCAGCGGCACAAAGCTTGTTTCAATTTTTAGATCTGCCTAAGGAATGCGATAGAGGCGAGCAAAACATAGAGTTTCAGCATGAATTACAGTTAAAAAATGTCAATTTTTGTTACCCTCAAAGTACACAAACTGTACTCAAAGAAGTGAGTTTTACTCTGAGAAAAGGCAAGAAACTGGCGATTGTCGGCGAATCAGGCAGTGGTAAAAGCAGTTTGCTGAACCTGTTATTGCGCTTTTATCGAGCTGAGCAGAGACCGGATTCCTTTATTACCCTTGATGGTACTGAGCTGCAACAAATTTCACTGCAAAATTTGCGTAAACAATTTTCTTTGGTATCACAACAGATAGTGCTATTTGATGACTCGATTGCAGCTAATATTCGCTATGGCTGTGAGACAAACGTTTCACCTGAACAAATTGAAGCCGCTGCCAAGGCCGCTCATGTGTGGGATTTTGCTCAACAGATGGCTATGGGTTTAAATAGTCCTGTAGGGGAAAATGGCAACTTGTTATCTGGTGGTCAAAAACAGCGAATAGCCATTGCCAGAGCTATTCTCAAAGATGCGCCAATTTTATTACTGGATGAGGCTACCTCAGCTCTAGATAGTAAATCAGAAGCACAAATACAGCGTGCATTAGAACAATTGCAAAAAAACAAAACTAGCATAGTTATCGCCCATAGGTTAAGCACTATACGTGATGCTGACCAGATCCTAGTGATGAGCCGAGGCGAAGTGGTTGAGCGGGGTCAGCACAGCCAGCTTATTGCGAACAAAGGTAATTATTATCAATTATATCTACAACAAATCCTGTCTAAAGAGGAAGCATAA